The Microcystis panniformis FACHB-1757 region CTGGGCCTCCACGAGCTTTCTTTGCAGTTCTTCCTGTTCTAAGTTATATTTCTCTAAAAACGAGAGGGGATTGCCATCAAATTCCGCACGCTGTTCCACGATTTTGACCCGTAGAGGCGGTTCTTTGACGGTGTGAATCTCTGCGTGCATTCCGAAGCGATCGAGCAGTTGTGGGCGCAATTCTCCCTCTTCTGGGTTGCCCGATCCCACCAAAACAAACCGGGCCGGGTGACGGATGGAAATTCCTTCCCGTTCCACCGTATTCCAACCACTAGCGGCCGAATCCAATAGCACATCGACGAGGTGATCGTCAAGTAAATTGACTTCATCCACATAGAGAATGCCGCGGTTAGCTTTGGCCAGCAAACCAGGTTCAAAAGCTTTTACCCCTTCTGACAGGGCCTTTTCGATGTCAATCGTGCCACAGACCCGATCCTCCGTCGCACCGAGGGGCAGATCTACCATCGTCACTTTTTTCTTGGCAATGGTCAAGGGAATGGATTCATCCACCTTTTGCCGCACCTCATCGCTCATTAAATCGGTATCATTGGGGTCAGAATTAAAGGGATCGTTAGCAACTACGTCAATTTCTGGTAAAAGGTCAGCTAAAGCCCTAATTGTGGTCGATTTTCCCGTACCTCGATCCCCCATAATCATCACCCCGCCAATTTTGGGGTCGATGACGTTGAGCATTAGGGATAATTTCATTTCTTCCTGGCCGACAATAGCGGTGAAGGGAAAAACCACGCGGCGAGTTTTCGGAGGAGCTTGGGGAGTCACGGTCATAGGTGGATTCAAAAGTCAATAGTTGTTGCGTCAAGAATTATATCTAGTGGGGATTCTAGCCTTCAGCTTTCAGCAAAGCTTTATTATTGTAAGTCTTTTTTCCTGCTTTTTAAGATCCAGCGCCAGAGGGGATGACTCGGCCCTTTATCCCGAATTTTCTGCACCCGTTGTTCTAAGCGCAGTTTTTCTCTGGGGGAAAGTCCTAAAATAATGTTGCGACTTTGCCAGACTAACACTGCTCCTGTAATGGCAAGACAAAAGGCTAGACCGATAGAAGCCCAGTAATTGAAAGCTAAAGCGTATCTTAGGGCTGTCCAAGTAAAATACTGCCGTATTAAGGCTATATCATCGAGTAAAAGCCATAAACTAGCCGAACCAATCCCTAACCAACAACCCAACACGAATAACCAACGACCCCATACCGTCAGTCGATGTAATCTTTGGACTTGTTGCTGTAGTTCGGAATCGGCCATTTCAGTTATCAGTGAGCAGCAATCAGTGAGCAGTGGGGAATTATGAATTATGAATTAGGAAGTGTTTTCAGTGAACAGTGAACAGTAATCAGTGAACTGAAAACTCGGCTCTCTTGGATTTGGTGGGTAAAATGTATTCATAAGATACATTCTTCCTAGCGAGGGGGTGGAACGAACCACAAAGACACAAAGGACACAAAGATCGATCACTTCTATGGTAAGTTAAACTGATCACACAGAACCTAGAAGAGCCAAAACTCAAATCTGATAACTGATAACTGATAACTGATAACTGATAACTGATAACTGATAACTGATAACTGATAACTGATAACTGATAACTGATAACTGATAACTGATAACTGATAACTGATAACTGATAACTGATAACTGAATTATCCCTTGACAATTGCCCCAAAATCTGCTAAGACTCGGGCGTGATTTCGCAGTAAACCCAACAGATTTAAACGATTGCGACGGACGGATTCTTTTTCTGCCATGACTAATACACTATTTTCGCCATCAAAAAAGTCAGCCACCAGGGGAGAAATTGCCGTTAAAGCAGTGACAAGACGCTGATAATCTCTTTGCTCTCTTGCGCTAATAGTTTCGGGAATTAGGGCAATTAAAGCGTCATAAAATGCTTGTTCGGAGGATTGTTCAAA contains the following coding sequences:
- the bchI gene encoding magnesium chelatase ATPase subunit I — translated: MTVTPQAPPKTRRVVFPFTAIVGQEEMKLSLMLNVIDPKIGGVMIMGDRGTGKSTTIRALADLLPEIDVVANDPFNSDPNDTDLMSDEVRQKVDESIPLTIAKKKVTMVDLPLGATEDRVCGTIDIEKALSEGVKAFEPGLLAKANRGILYVDEVNLLDDHLVDVLLDSAASGWNTVEREGISIRHPARFVLVGSGNPEEGELRPQLLDRFGMHAEIHTVKEPPLRVKIVEQRAEFDGNPLSFLEKYNLEQEELQRKLVEAQNLLPSVELDYDLRVKISEVCSELDVDGLRGDIVTNRAAKALAALEGRTTVTVDDIRRVIVLCLRHRLRKDPLESIDSGYKVLKAFNRVFGLEENS